Proteins from a single region of Desulfosporosinus sp. Sb-LF:
- a CDS encoding potassium channel protein → MALLVTLTVGIVGLILTEHLSLARAIYLTVQTITTVGYGDVEAHTNAGHILLVFLMLGGVGVMFYFAGLMMSFLIEGQMAGVYGRRKMNKKIDQLKDHIIVCGAGRVGKQVLYRLRKEGAQCVVIEQNDDLARQLIEEGFLVIHSDATQDETLKRAYIYKAKGLISALPEDSLNVFVTLTAKGLNPGIHVVARMDQLESEKKLLRAGADKVISPATLGGWRMAMSILKPISVDYIETVIHDHNIEMEMVELRVDQGSCLVGQTLSTSGIKRQTGAMVLAILRDNQVISNPGADEKIFQGDLLIVLGLREQLHRLEDVAANITQLQS, encoded by the coding sequence ATGGCTCTACTTGTAACACTTACTGTTGGGATAGTGGGGTTAATATTAACGGAACATCTTAGTTTAGCTCGTGCAATTTATTTAACCGTGCAGACGATTACGACAGTTGGATATGGAGATGTTGAGGCTCACACAAATGCTGGGCATATACTTTTGGTTTTTCTAATGCTTGGCGGAGTTGGAGTAATGTTCTATTTTGCGGGGTTAATGATGTCCTTTTTGATTGAGGGTCAGATGGCGGGTGTGTATGGGAGAAGAAAGATGAATAAGAAGATTGACCAACTTAAAGATCATATTATTGTTTGTGGAGCAGGACGTGTGGGCAAGCAAGTTCTTTATCGCCTCCGTAAAGAGGGTGCCCAGTGTGTGGTGATTGAGCAAAATGACGACTTAGCAAGGCAGTTAATTGAAGAGGGCTTTTTGGTGATCCATAGTGATGCTACCCAAGATGAAACCTTGAAAAGAGCCTATATTTATAAGGCTAAAGGACTTATCTCTGCTTTACCAGAGGATTCTTTAAATGTTTTCGTAACCTTAACGGCTAAGGGGCTAAATCCTGGTATTCATGTGGTTGCTCGGATGGATCAGTTAGAATCTGAAAAAAAGTTATTGCGTGCAGGAGCGGACAAAGTAATTTCTCCGGCCACCTTGGGGGGGTGGCGAATGGCAATGTCTATTCTAAAGCCTATTAGCGTGGATTATATTGAAACCGTAATTCATGATCACAATATTGAGATGGAAATGGTAGAATTAAGGGTTGACCAAGGTTCTTGCCTGGTTGGACAGACATTGTCAACAAGTGGTATTAAACGACAAACTGGAGCAATGGTTCTTGCGATTTTACGGGATAACCAGGTGATTAGTAACCCTGGTGCTGATGAGAAAATTTTCCAGGGGGATCTTTTAATCGTTTTGGGCTTGAGAGAGCAGTTACATCGCTTAGAAGATGTTGCAGCGAACATAACACAATTGCAATCTTGA
- a CDS encoding TetR/AcrR family transcriptional regulator, which produces MLVETNIIFASRENKAVFLNTEDKILNASIVLFSQKGYNAVTTKEIAKEAGVSEMTLFRHFESKHNLFEKAFDKFVFSPEFRALFEGLEWDLEKDLTKICSSYQDTLYKNQKIILMHLKNDELNPQFDATLFKFPNELKRLLSRYFEKMRDRGVIQENPEALATTFLTTNFGLFITFLIMNKLTFDTDIQVCISSFVKIFAKGITCSM; this is translated from the coding sequence ATGTTAGTAGAAACTAACATCATTTTCGCAAGTAGGGAGAATAAAGCTGTGTTTTTAAATACAGAAGATAAAATCTTAAATGCCTCCATAGTTCTTTTCTCTCAAAAAGGATATAACGCAGTGACAACTAAAGAAATTGCTAAAGAAGCTGGCGTAAGCGAAATGACACTTTTTAGGCATTTCGAAAGCAAGCATAATTTATTTGAAAAGGCATTTGATAAATTCGTATTTTCTCCTGAATTTAGAGCTTTATTTGAAGGATTAGAATGGGATTTAGAAAAAGATTTAACGAAAATATGTTCCTCTTATCAAGATACATTATATAAAAATCAAAAGATTATTTTAATGCATTTAAAGAATGATGAATTGAACCCACAATTTGATGCGACATTGTTTAAGTTTCCTAATGAGTTGAAGAGACTATTGTCTCGCTATTTCGAAAAAATGAGGGATAGAGGGGTCATACAGGAAAATCCTGAAGCATTGGCCACCACTTTTTTAACGACAAACTTCGGTTTATTTATTACCTTTTTGATTATGAATAAGCTAACCTTTGACACAGATATCCAAGTATGTATTTCAAGTTTTGTTAAAATTTTCGCAAAAGGAATAACCTGTTCTATGTAG
- a CDS encoding alpha/beta-type small acid-soluble spore protein: MSRKNNRNNSGILPESVLEQFKWEVAEELGLSSKIKTQGWENMTSRECGHVGGRIGGSMVKTMIRRAKESLNSTTSL; encoded by the coding sequence ATGAGCCGAAAAAACAATCGGAACAACAGTGGTATCCTTCCAGAGTCTGTGTTGGAACAATTCAAATGGGAAGTTGCAGAAGAATTAGGCCTAAGTTCGAAGATTAAAACTCAAGGATGGGAAAATATGACTTCTCGGGAATGTGGTCATGTGGGAGGAAGAATCGGTGGTAGTATGGTTAAAACAATGATTCGCAGAGCAAAGGAATCTCTTAATAGTACGACTTCCCTGTAA
- a CDS encoding polysaccharide biosynthesis protein, protein MPKRTFVYGATILLGANLLNRILGFTFQYLIMNNIGGEAYGLFNMVFPIYMLALVFTTAGIPLAIAKMVSEEVSLGRVRQAQAIFRLALWFLSISGAVVSTVLYFLTPYLAHRIFPDPRVLNIFLICTPAIFIVSVSSAFRGYFQGLQNMIPTAISQICEQIVRVIVGYTIAIRLLRDGVEWAAAGLALGMLAGELVGLLAIALQYRRVKPNFTEKSQESGYSSRLIMSQLWHLASPVTVGRLFSTGLSALDAMLIPMRLQVAGYGARAATTLFGQLGGAAFTLLTFPSVFTFALATSLVPAISEAAARRQFHIVRARSAEAIRLTILIGIPCLIILFYFSRPLTAFFRSMDIAPVLRVLALGGIFSYIQQTTTGILQGLGKVQLPVLHSIIAAIIRIPVLIYLTGLPQWGLRGTAWAYTIGFFIMAALNITAIARYTGMALDLQRFVLQPVSGGIGMLLVFHFLDPIFGGNVIGYLIEFSLGFTLYSMILFINGGVTFTDLKRLPWIGKFINL, encoded by the coding sequence ATGCCGAAAAGGACTTTTGTCTACGGAGCGACCATACTCTTGGGAGCTAATCTGTTAAACCGTATTCTGGGCTTTACTTTCCAATATCTAATCATGAACAATATTGGGGGTGAAGCCTATGGTCTTTTTAACATGGTATTCCCGATCTACATGTTGGCCCTTGTCTTCACCACCGCCGGCATTCCCTTGGCGATTGCGAAAATGGTCTCCGAAGAAGTGTCCCTTGGGCGTGTACGCCAAGCCCAAGCTATCTTCCGTCTGGCCCTTTGGTTTCTCAGTATTTCAGGTGCCGTTGTATCAACCGTTCTCTATTTCCTTACTCCATACCTCGCTCATCGAATTTTTCCAGATCCTAGGGTACTTAATATATTTCTAATTTGTACCCCAGCCATTTTTATTGTTTCCGTGTCTTCGGCTTTTCGCGGCTACTTCCAAGGTTTACAAAACATGATCCCGACAGCGATTAGCCAGATTTGCGAACAAATTGTACGAGTCATAGTCGGTTATACTATAGCCATTAGGCTTCTCCGGGACGGAGTAGAATGGGCTGCGGCAGGATTAGCTTTGGGCATGTTAGCAGGAGAACTGGTTGGTTTATTGGCCATTGCTCTTCAGTATCGGAGGGTTAAGCCCAACTTCACTGAGAAAAGTCAGGAATCCGGTTATTCCTCACGGCTCATCATGAGCCAATTATGGCACCTTGCTTCTCCTGTAACCGTAGGAAGGCTGTTTTCCACAGGTTTATCTGCCTTGGATGCCATGCTCATTCCCATGCGCCTTCAAGTAGCCGGATATGGAGCGCGGGCAGCAACTACTTTATTCGGGCAACTTGGAGGTGCAGCTTTTACGTTACTTACTTTCCCGAGTGTCTTTACCTTTGCCTTAGCAACTTCACTGGTCCCTGCGATTTCCGAAGCAGCTGCACGACGCCAATTTCACATCGTCCGAGCCCGCAGTGCAGAAGCCATTCGGTTAACGATTCTTATCGGAATTCCTTGCCTGATTATTCTATTTTATTTTTCCCGGCCACTCACAGCATTTTTCAGAAGTATGGATATCGCTCCCGTTCTGCGTGTGTTAGCTTTGGGGGGTATTTTTTCCTATATTCAACAAACCACAACCGGAATACTTCAAGGACTTGGGAAGGTTCAACTTCCTGTCCTTCATTCCATCATTGCGGCGATCATTCGCATTCCAGTCTTAATCTATCTAACAGGCCTTCCCCAATGGGGCCTCCGTGGAACAGCTTGGGCCTATACAATTGGTTTTTTTATTATGGCTGCCCTAAATATCACGGCAATTGCCCGGTACACAGGAATGGCGTTAGACCTTCAACGATTCGTCCTCCAACCTGTTAGTGGAGGAATCGGCATGCTGCTCGTTTTTCATTTTTTGGACCCGATCTTCGGGGGAAACGTCATTGGTTATCTCATTGAATTTTCACTCGGATTTACACTTTACAGTATGATATTATTTATCAATGGTGGCGTAACGTTCACAGATTTGAAACGTCTTCCGTGGATTGGCAAATTTATCAATCTTTAA
- the iadA gene encoding beta-aspartyl-peptidase yields the protein MWKLIKNAKLYTPELIEDTDVLIVGKCIAAIGKKLLFPDFVKGDVIDLQGKTMVPGFIDAHVHICGGGGEAGPSSRTPEIQLSQLTRGGTTTVVGCLGTDSVSRSMSELLVKAQALEDEGISSFVYSGAYQVPTRTLLPTLQQDLVLIKKVIGAGEIAISDHRSAQPQIAELEHLAAEARVGGMLGGKAGVVHLHLGEGKQGLQPIWTILDQTEIPITQFMPTHINRTHSLLEQGIQFLIAGGCIDLTAGCDDFPAELQVPAVLHLLHERQILNDRVTVTSDGNGSMPQYNEAGVLVGMGVGSVEVLWRDVRESVLRFGLPMEVALRTITSNVANVLHLEHKGMIRVGYDADLVVLDEDLQVQDVWAMGIHMVDNKETRVWGTYEKHRGP from the coding sequence GTGTGGAAACTCATTAAAAATGCAAAACTTTATACTCCTGAACTGATTGAGGATACGGACGTTCTAATTGTTGGCAAGTGTATAGCGGCTATAGGAAAGAAATTGCTCTTTCCCGACTTTGTGAAAGGAGATGTGATTGATCTTCAAGGCAAAACAATGGTCCCAGGGTTTATCGATGCTCATGTGCATATATGCGGAGGAGGGGGAGAAGCAGGCCCGTCATCGCGTACTCCAGAAATTCAACTTTCCCAATTAACTCGAGGGGGAACGACGACGGTTGTTGGCTGTTTAGGGACCGATTCCGTATCCCGTTCTATGTCAGAACTTCTCGTTAAGGCTCAAGCACTTGAAGATGAGGGAATTTCGTCGTTTGTCTATAGTGGTGCCTACCAGGTACCGACTAGGACTCTGTTACCGACATTACAACAGGACTTGGTGTTGATCAAAAAAGTCATAGGTGCAGGAGAAATCGCGATATCGGATCATCGTTCGGCCCAACCTCAAATAGCGGAACTTGAGCATTTAGCTGCTGAGGCTCGAGTAGGAGGGATGCTTGGAGGAAAAGCTGGGGTGGTTCATCTCCATCTTGGAGAGGGAAAGCAAGGATTGCAACCCATTTGGACGATTCTTGATCAAACCGAGATTCCCATTACGCAATTTATGCCTACTCACATTAACCGCACGCATTCTCTCCTGGAACAAGGGATTCAATTTCTAATCGCAGGTGGATGTATTGACCTTACTGCTGGATGTGACGATTTTCCTGCGGAACTGCAGGTACCTGCTGTCTTGCATTTGTTACACGAACGTCAAATCCTTAATGATCGGGTCACCGTGACTTCTGATGGGAATGGAAGTATGCCCCAATACAACGAAGCTGGCGTGCTTGTTGGCATGGGCGTCGGTTCGGTAGAGGTTCTGTGGCGTGATGTTAGAGAGTCAGTGTTACGCTTTGGACTTCCCATGGAGGTTGCTTTGCGAACAATTACCTCTAATGTGGCAAATGTACTTCACTTAGAACACAAAGGTATGATTCGTGTCGGTTATGATGCAGATCTAGTGGTCCTGGATGAAGATTTACAGGTCCAGGATGTCTGGGCAATGGGGATTCATATGGTAGACAATAAAGAAACACGGGTTTGGGGGACCTACGAAAAACACCGCGGGCCATAA
- a CDS encoding bile acid:sodium symporter: protein MTDRFIKWNHFLGRRMFFVVLLALLLGFCLPLPKTPILSTLSVALFAYMTFITALGTKFRDFLQVLSKPWVPLWMLLLIHGIAPLLAWAIGAIFYPQDFFVRLGLLVSASIPIAVTSIIWTSLAGGNVALALVAVTLDTLIVPFIMPSYFAFIVGKTIELDYVHMLFQLLWMVTIPSFLGMGINDLTRGKLDLFSRSVGGFTSKIALFMVVAINASIVAPEIHWNPSLIKLLSVILLLTVLGYSLGYVGSLILRERNSDTVIAMIYNVGMRNISFGAVLAIGYFPPQVSVPVTLAMLFQQPTATLVFYLLKLSRPEIGL from the coding sequence ATGACGGATCGTTTTATAAAATGGAATCATTTTCTTGGGCGCCGTATGTTTTTCGTCGTTTTATTAGCGCTACTCTTGGGATTTTGCTTACCCTTACCAAAAACGCCTATTTTGAGTACACTTTCAGTGGCATTATTCGCCTATATGACGTTCATTACCGCCCTTGGGACCAAGTTTCGTGATTTTCTTCAAGTTCTCTCAAAGCCTTGGGTCCCCTTATGGATGTTATTATTAATTCATGGCATTGCTCCACTGCTGGCCTGGGCAATAGGGGCTATTTTTTATCCCCAAGACTTCTTTGTTCGCTTGGGTCTGCTGGTCAGTGCTTCTATTCCTATTGCCGTCACTTCAATTATCTGGACTTCCTTGGCAGGAGGAAATGTAGCACTGGCACTTGTCGCGGTTACCTTAGATACCTTAATTGTTCCATTCATCATGCCCTCTTATTTTGCCTTCATCGTAGGGAAAACTATTGAACTTGATTATGTCCATATGCTTTTTCAGCTTTTGTGGATGGTGACCATTCCAAGTTTCCTAGGGATGGGAATCAATGACCTTACGCGAGGAAAACTCGATCTTTTTTCACGTTCTGTGGGAGGATTTACCTCGAAAATCGCTTTATTTATGGTTGTAGCCATTAATGCTAGCATTGTGGCACCGGAAATTCATTGGAATCCCTCCTTAATTAAACTTCTTTCTGTCATCCTTCTCTTAACCGTTTTAGGTTATTCTTTAGGATACGTTGGTTCATTAATCTTAAGGGAACGGAATTCAGATACCGTCATAGCGATGATTTATAATGTTGGTATGCGAAATATTAGTTTTGGGGCAGTCTTAGCCATCGGATATTTTCCTCCTCAAGTATCGGTTCCTGTGACGTTAGCTATGCTCTTTCAACAGCCAACTGCTACATTAGTGTTTTACTTACTTAAGCTATCTAGACCTGAGATCGGTCTTTAA
- a CDS encoding 2-hydroxyacyl-CoA dehydratase has translation MSSVLNIGLDVGSTTVKIVVLDAGENIVYKKYLRHFSNIRSTVVTILDDAKAMLHGHLLTLMVTGSGGYNISQKLEVPFIQEVIACTNAIKSVIPNTDAAIELGGEDAKITYFGESVEQRMNGTCAGGTGAFIDQMASLLQTDAPGLNDLAKNYHTIYPIASRCGVFAKTDVQPLLNEGAAREDIAVSVLQAVVNQTISGLAQGRPIIGNVAFLGGPLHFMSELRGRFIETLNLQNKNVIFPNDSQFFVAIGAALSSRGKMPFTFECLSGKTPMIHKINNVESEKLEILFANDEEYIEFNERHSSHKVKRIELDSYEGNAYLGIDAGSTTTKIALVDEMGSLLYSHYGSNMGNPLESTIDALKSLYAKLNDKTSIVNSAVTGYGEHLIKAALKVDIGEIETVAHYTAANFFLPGVDFVLDIGGQDMKSLVIRDGVIDSITLNEACSSGCGSFVETFANSLNLDVEEFSRLSQESRHPVDLGTRCTVFMNSKVKQAQKEGAEISDISAGISISVIKNALYKVIRLRNAEDLGKKIVVQGGTFHNDAVLRAFEKITKQEVVRPDIAGIMGAFGVALIARDRYEFGNQSNLVQGNDLLDFKTETSTKRCGLCGNNCLVSIKRFSGGSEYISGNRCERGAGKDVVKREIPNLYEYKYKRVFSYKPLTKEKAWRGTIGIPRVLNIYEDYPFWFTFFTELGYQVIISGRSSKQIYELGMDTIPSDSACYPAKLVHGHMIDLMNKGVRKLFYPCIPYARPEDPKADNHYNCPIVTSYPETINANMDNLREPGVTFYHPFLPLDMPSRMVKRLSEELAPEKIPKRELASALKKAYAEQDRYKEEVRIKGEETLLYIREKNLKGIVLAGRPYHIDPEINHGIPEMIGSYGFAILSEDSIQHLGEVERPLRVVDQWVYHSREYTAASYVAEQRDLELIQLNSFGCGLDAVTTDQIKEILEAFGKIYTVLKIDEINNLGAARIRLRSMIAAIIERDKRNFIPKKIYNKPQKVLFTKEMKKTHTILAPQMSPIHFQFFKTGFENAGYTIEFLPSVDKSAIDEGLRYVHNDACYPAIIVVGQLMKALGSGKYDLNNTSVIISQTGGGCRATNYIAFIRKALKDANLEQVPVIALNTGNSSNLENNPGFKLTLPMFNQLMMGLMYGDLLMRVLYRVRPYEKSPGSANHLYDYWVLRCQESLKKGNKKDYIVNIRQIVKDFDNLELFEDVVKPRVGVVGEILVKFHPTANNNIVDLLEAEGSEAVVPDLADFLLYSAFDNRIKYEQLSGSFWGMVSGILSINRIESYRKEMKRALEASKRFEAPKPIEEIAKYAEKHLSLSNQSGEGWFLTGEMVELIRSGVNNIVCLQPFACLPNHITGKGMFREIRRSYPQANIAPIDYDPGASEVNQLNRIKLMLSVALENLQNKEAEPRTALVKVESALGDSKLAMMNLDTKLRQCNLD, from the coding sequence ATGAGTAGTGTTTTAAATATTGGCTTGGATGTTGGTTCTACAACCGTAAAAATAGTAGTCCTGGATGCTGGTGAAAATATTGTTTATAAAAAATATCTTAGGCATTTTTCTAATATAAGAAGTACTGTCGTTACAATACTTGATGATGCCAAAGCGATGTTACACGGACACTTATTGACCCTGATGGTGACTGGATCGGGGGGGTACAATATTTCCCAGAAGCTTGAGGTCCCATTTATTCAAGAAGTGATAGCATGTACGAACGCAATTAAAAGTGTCATTCCTAATACGGATGCTGCTATAGAACTTGGAGGCGAGGATGCCAAAATAACCTATTTTGGAGAATCCGTTGAACAGCGAATGAATGGAACCTGTGCCGGAGGTACAGGGGCGTTTATTGATCAAATGGCCTCATTATTACAAACCGATGCTCCGGGATTAAATGATCTTGCCAAAAACTATCATACAATTTACCCCATTGCATCTAGGTGCGGGGTATTTGCTAAGACCGATGTACAGCCCTTGTTAAATGAAGGAGCGGCCAGAGAGGATATTGCTGTGTCCGTCTTACAGGCCGTAGTCAATCAAACGATTAGTGGCCTGGCCCAGGGCCGTCCAATTATTGGAAATGTCGCGTTTTTAGGCGGTCCGCTCCATTTTATGTCAGAGCTAAGAGGGCGTTTTATTGAAACCCTTAATCTGCAAAACAAGAATGTAATCTTTCCTAACGATTCACAATTTTTTGTAGCGATCGGAGCCGCACTTTCTTCTCGAGGTAAGATGCCTTTCACATTCGAGTGTTTATCCGGAAAAACGCCCATGATTCATAAGATTAATAATGTCGAGAGTGAAAAGCTGGAAATTTTATTCGCCAATGATGAGGAGTATATCGAGTTTAATGAGCGACATTCCTCACATAAGGTCAAGCGTATAGAACTAGACAGTTACGAAGGAAATGCCTATCTCGGGATTGATGCAGGGTCGACGACCACCAAGATTGCGCTTGTGGATGAAATGGGGAGCTTATTATATTCGCACTATGGCAGTAATATGGGGAATCCCCTAGAATCGACTATAGATGCTTTAAAAAGTTTGTATGCAAAACTAAATGACAAAACATCCATTGTTAACTCAGCTGTTACCGGCTATGGGGAGCATCTTATAAAAGCTGCCCTGAAAGTGGATATCGGAGAAATTGAAACGGTAGCTCATTATACAGCTGCGAATTTCTTCCTGCCGGGTGTTGATTTTGTCTTAGATATTGGTGGGCAAGACATGAAAAGCTTAGTGATACGGGATGGGGTCATTGATTCAATCACTTTGAATGAAGCATGTTCTTCTGGATGTGGATCCTTTGTAGAAACCTTTGCAAATTCTCTAAACCTGGATGTCGAAGAATTTTCCAGATTAAGCCAGGAGTCAAGACATCCTGTCGATCTTGGGACTCGTTGCACGGTATTTATGAACTCTAAAGTAAAACAGGCACAGAAAGAAGGAGCTGAGATTAGTGATATTTCCGCGGGAATATCCATTTCAGTCATTAAGAATGCTCTTTATAAAGTGATTCGCTTGAGAAATGCTGAGGACCTTGGTAAGAAAATCGTCGTCCAGGGGGGGACTTTTCATAATGATGCTGTCCTTCGGGCTTTTGAGAAAATAACAAAACAAGAAGTGGTTCGTCCGGATATAGCAGGCATCATGGGTGCTTTTGGTGTTGCTTTGATTGCTAGAGATCGTTATGAATTTGGGAATCAATCTAACCTCGTACAAGGTAATGATTTGTTGGATTTCAAAACAGAGACATCGACAAAACGTTGTGGATTATGTGGGAACAATTGCTTAGTCAGTATCAAACGGTTCTCGGGTGGGAGTGAGTATATTTCAGGAAACCGTTGCGAAAGAGGCGCTGGAAAAGACGTCGTAAAAAGAGAAATACCCAATCTCTATGAATATAAGTATAAAAGAGTTTTCAGCTACAAGCCCTTAACAAAAGAAAAGGCGTGGAGAGGGACGATCGGAATTCCTCGCGTTTTAAATATCTATGAGGACTACCCCTTTTGGTTTACGTTTTTTACGGAACTGGGTTATCAAGTTATTATTTCTGGCCGATCATCTAAACAAATTTATGAGCTGGGAATGGATACAATTCCTTCTGATTCTGCCTGTTACCCGGCTAAACTTGTACACGGACACATGATTGACTTAATGAATAAGGGGGTAAGGAAATTATTCTATCCCTGCATTCCTTATGCCCGACCAGAGGATCCAAAGGCAGATAACCATTACAATTGCCCCATTGTGACATCTTACCCAGAGACCATCAATGCGAACATGGATAACCTTAGGGAACCTGGTGTTACGTTTTATCACCCTTTCTTACCACTGGATATGCCAAGTAGAATGGTTAAACGATTGTCTGAAGAGTTAGCACCTGAAAAAATACCAAAGCGTGAGCTTGCTAGCGCTCTGAAGAAGGCTTATGCAGAACAAGACAGGTATAAGGAAGAGGTACGAATAAAAGGAGAAGAAACCCTGCTCTATATCCGGGAAAAAAATCTAAAGGGAATTGTTCTCGCAGGCAGACCTTATCACATTGATCCAGAAATTAATCATGGAATACCAGAGATGATCGGTTCCTATGGATTCGCAATTTTGTCCGAAGATTCTATTCAGCATCTCGGTGAGGTTGAGAGACCTTTGAGGGTTGTAGATCAGTGGGTATATCATTCAAGAGAGTACACTGCGGCTAGCTATGTAGCGGAACAAAGAGATTTAGAGTTAATTCAACTGAATTCGTTTGGATGTGGACTTGATGCAGTAACCACTGACCAAATTAAAGAAATTCTTGAAGCCTTTGGAAAAATATATACGGTGCTGAAAATTGATGAGATTAACAACTTAGGTGCCGCAAGAATTCGTTTACGGTCCATGATCGCGGCTATCATTGAGCGAGATAAGAGAAATTTTATTCCCAAGAAGATTTATAATAAGCCACAGAAAGTTTTATTTACCAAAGAAATGAAGAAAACACATACTATTTTAGCGCCACAGATGTCACCGATTCATTTCCAGTTTTTTAAGACAGGATTTGAGAATGCGGGGTACACGATCGAATTTTTGCCCTCCGTTGATAAGTCCGCGATTGACGAAGGGCTAAGGTATGTGCATAACGATGCTTGTTACCCGGCTATTATCGTCGTAGGCCAGTTAATGAAAGCGTTGGGATCTGGTAAGTATGACTTGAACAACACTTCGGTGATTATTTCCCAAACTGGGGGTGGATGCCGAGCGACAAACTATATCGCGTTTATCAGAAAGGCGTTAAAAGACGCTAACCTGGAACAGGTCCCTGTCATTGCGTTAAATACAGGAAATTCTTCTAATTTGGAAAATAATCCAGGCTTTAAACTCACACTACCGATGTTCAATCAGTTAATGATGGGGTTAATGTACGGAGATCTCTTGATGAGGGTTCTTTATAGAGTTCGTCCGTACGAGAAATCTCCAGGTTCTGCCAATCACTTGTATGATTATTGGGTCCTGCGTTGCCAAGAATCCTTAAAGAAAGGAAATAAAAAGGATTACATCGTGAATATTCGTCAAATCGTTAAGGATTTTGATAATCTGGAACTATTTGAAGATGTGGTTAAGCCGAGGGTTGGGGTCGTGGGAGAAATACTCGTTAAATTCCATCCTACCGCTAATAATAACATTGTGGATCTGTTGGAGGCGGAAGGATCTGAAGCTGTCGTTCCTGATCTTGCTGACTTTCTCTTATACAGCGCTTTTGATAACCGCATTAAATATGAACAACTATCGGGTAGTTTTTGGGGCATGGTGTCCGGCATTCTTTCAATTAACAGAATAGAATCCTATCGTAAAGAAATGAAAAGAGCCTTGGAAGCTAGCAAACGGTTCGAAGCCCCAAAGCCCATAGAAGAGATCGCTAAGTATGCGGAAAAACACCTGTCCCTCTCAAATCAGTCTGGAGAGGGGTGGTTTCTGACCGGAGAGATGGTCGAGTTAATTCGCAGTGGTGTTAATAACATTGTGTGTTTACAACCCTTCGCCTGCTTACCAAATCATATCACGGGTAAAGGCATGTTCAGAGAAATTAGGAGATCCTACCCTCAAGCAAATATAGCGCCCATTGACTATGATCCAGGGGCAAGTGAAGTCAATCAGTTAAATCGAATAAAACTCATGCTTTCGGTAGCTTTAGAAAATCTACAAAACAAGGAAGCAGAACCCAGAACTGCCTTAGTGAAGGTAGAGAGTGCTTTAGGGGATAGTAAACTAGCAATGATGAATTTAGACACTAAGTTGCGACAATGTAATTTGGATTAA
- a CDS encoding PHP domain-containing protein, whose protein sequence is MKVDLHVHTHESDGLLSVEEVVNLARANNVQILAITDHESTEAIAKAEILAKGLNIEIIPGVELLTSYRGHEVHLLGYFNNVNHPVLQARLKEIRQQRTALAHEMVGCLKRGGIPLEWQEVAQEVGAGGAVTKGHIMRAIYHRVNGNSSKNWREIAAYFRPGGVAYLPYLKHTFEDAVDLIFGCGGLPVVAHPGLLYDTKMIFPLLAYRPIGLEVYYGYWESQATLIKYYAQIADKFAILATGGSDYHGPSGLIQLGQMDVPLEGTRKLQAYLSM, encoded by the coding sequence TTGAAGGTCGATCTACACGTTCATACACATGAATCCGATGGTTTGCTTTCAGTTGAAGAGGTCGTAAATCTTGCGCGGGCCAATAATGTTCAAATCTTGGCGATTACTGACCATGAAAGTACCGAAGCAATTGCTAAAGCTGAAATTCTTGCCAAAGGATTAAATATTGAGATTATCCCTGGGGTGGAATTACTAACCAGCTATCGGGGCCATGAGGTTCATCTTCTGGGGTATTTCAACAATGTCAATCATCCTGTTTTACAAGCTCGTTTGAAAGAGATACGTCAACAGCGAACCGCATTGGCACATGAGATGGTTGGGTGTTTAAAACGAGGTGGAATTCCTTTAGAATGGCAAGAAGTTGCACAAGAAGTCGGTGCAGGCGGGGCCGTCACGAAGGGACATATCATGAGAGCCATATATCATCGGGTAAACGGGAACAGTTCAAAAAATTGGCGAGAAATTGCAGCTTATTTTCGGCCAGGGGGTGTCGCTTATTTACCTTATCTAAAACATACGTTTGAAGACGCGGTCGATCTTATTTTTGGCTGTGGTGGGCTTCCAGTAGTAGCACATCCAGGACTACTTTACGATACTAAGATGATTTTCCCCCTTTTAGCGTACCGGCCTATTGGTCTTGAAGTCTATTATGGCTATTGGGAAAGCCAGGCAACTCTTATTAAGTACTATGCGCAAATCGCCGACAAATTTGCCATTTTAGCCACGGGTGGTAGTGATTACCATGGACCTTCTGGGCTGATTCAATTGGGTCAGATGGATGTCCCTCTTGAAGGTACCCGTAAGTTACAGGCCTATTTATCCATGTAG